Proteins encoded by one window of Manihot esculenta cultivar AM560-2 chromosome 10, M.esculenta_v8, whole genome shotgun sequence:
- the LOC110625232 gene encoding disease resistance protein RPV1, whose amino-acid sequence MDATSSTPPCKYDVFISFRGKDIRVGFLSHLFDALQRKQINLFMDEDLRKGEEISPALLETIKDSYVSIVVFSQNYADSPWCLDELVKILECKGNLEGLVLPIFYNVDPTDVQDLIGDFGEAFAVAKHGEEVKGCLDKVDKWRRALTAISNLSGWDSRKIKSESKLVEEIANDVWEKLSLISSSDSYNDNLVGIESRLKKVESLLCIESINDRRVIGIWGMGGIGKTTIAGEVFNRIMDKFDGHCFVVNVREEVRKQTPVVLLDKIINQLLGEKNLNVSTPRLPPFIRRRLQSKKVVIVFDDVDDPNHLKLLAGECALYHNGSRIIVTSRDRQVLKNVCSEGYKYKVEKLTDDEALCLFSLYTFKQNHPKKGYVEISKKLITYAQGIPLALVILGSNLYNKGIEEWESELEKLKEIPDMNIQAVLRISYDGLERHEKIIFLDIACFLKGEPKDRVERIFEGCGFFPRRAISRLIDKSLITVSNGKVGMHDLLQQMGKDVVCEESKQLGTRSRLWKYKDICHVLTRDKGTENIEGILLDMSGNGYLELSPTAFMNMCNLRFLKFFNVSTSRPRRVLLPSGLEFLPKELRYHHWEGYPLKSLPINFCPRNLVELHMPRSNLIQLWNQEKALESLKFLDLSYSFELTKVPDLSSAPNLEVLYLIACRNLIEIPSSIGESKCLKEIDLRYCSKLHSIPQSICNLKSLTHLYISGCLNVKALPENMGDLELLKNLSISRSGIKTLPSSINQLRRLEKLTCSRCEGFILPPLTGLSCVRKIDLSDCGILEIPQSLWFLVSLEGLLLGGNNFKTTPASIKHLTELKWLSLKGCKRLKCLPELPSCLEELDASDCTSLESASTSSLFLEHDDEEEEKRLEFRNCINLDRNVNDKVMEDVLKTHLLKRKNMCSFGMNCWTWKRVSLKLPFNSAFPGTHPSQHIVWIVLTIL is encoded by the exons ATGGATGCTACTTCTTCAACCCCTCCTTGCAAATATGATGTTTTTATTAGCTTTAGAGGCAAAGATATTCGTGTGggttttctctcccatctcTTTGATGCTTTGCAGCGAAAACAAATCAATCTTTTCATGGATGAAGACCTTCGTAAAGGAGAAGAGATCTCACCTGCTCTCTTGGAAACAATTAAAGATTCTTATGTCTCAATTGTTGTTTTCTCTCAAAATTATGCAGATTCTCCATGGTGCTTGGATGAGCTTGTGAAGATACTTGAATGCAAGGGAAATTTAGAAGGATTAGTCCTACCAATTTTTTACAATGTAGATCCAACTGATGTTCAAGATCTCATTGGGGATTTCGGCGAGGCATTTGCGGTTGCTAAGCATGGAGAAGAAGTCAAAGGTTGTTTAGACAAGGTGGATAAGTGGCGTCGTGCTCTGACGGCAATAAGCAATTTATCAGGATGGGATTCACGGAAAATCAA GTCTGAATCCAAACTAGTTGAGGAAATTGCCAATGATGTTTGGGAGAAATTAAGTCTCATCTCCTCAAGTGATTCTTACAATGACAACTTAGTTGGGATTGAATCACGTCTGAAGAAAGTGGAATCCTTGTTATGTATTGAATCAATAAATGATAGAAGAGTAATAGGAATTTGGGGGATGGGAGGTATTGGCAAGACAACTATTGCTGGTGAAGTATTTAATCGAATTATGGATAAATTTGATGGACACTGTTTTGTTGTTAATGTCAGAGAGGAGGTGAGAAAACAAACACCTGTTGTTTTATTAGATAAAATCATTAACCAATTGTTAGGAGAAAAGAATTTAAATGTAAGCACACCTCGGCTACCCCCTTTCATTAGGAGAAGACTTCAGAGTAAAAAGGTTGTCATTGTTTTTGATGACGTGGATGATCCAAACCATCTAAAGCTTTTAGCAGGAGAGTGTGCTTTGTACCACAATGGTAGTAGAATCATTGTAACAAGCAGAGATAGACAAGTACTTAAAAATGTTTGTTCGGAGGGATACAAATACAAGGTTGAAAAATTAACTGATGATGAAGCTCTTTGTCTCTTTAGCTTGTATACCTTCAAACAAAATCATCCCAAGAAAGGATATGTGGAAATATCAAAGAAGTTGATAACATATGCTCAAGGTATTCCATTGGCTCTTGTAATTTTAGGCTCTAATTTGTATAATAAGGGGATTGAAGAATGGGAAAGTGAGTTggaaaaattgaaagaaattcCTGATATGAATATTCAGGCAGTTTTGAGAATAAGTTATGATGGACTAGAACGTCATGAAAAGATCATATTTCTTGATATTGCATGTTTCCTTAAAGGCGAGCCTAAAGATCGTGTCGAAAGAATATTTGAAGGTTGTGGTTTCTTTCCAAGAAGAGCGATAAGCCGTTTAATTGATAAATCTCTCATAACTGTTTCAAATGGTAAGGTAGGCATGCATGACTTGCTACAACAAATGGGCAAGGATGTTGTTTGTGAGGAGTCCAAACAACTTGGGACACGCAGCAGGTTGTGGAAATATAAGGATATTTGTCATGTATTGACAAGAGACAAG GGAACTGAAAATATTGAAGGCATATTACTTGATATGTCTGGAAATGGATATTTGGAGCTAAGTCCCACAGCTTTCATGAACATGTGCAATCTTAGATTTCTCAAATTCTTCAATGTTTCTACATCCAGACCAAGACGAGTGCTTCTACCTAGTGGCCTTGAATTTCTACCAAAGGAGCTAAGATATCATCATTGGGAAGGGTACCCTTTGAAATCCTTGCCAATAAATTTTTGCCCGAGAAATCTTGTAGAACTTCACATGCCACGGAGCAACCTCATCCAACTCTGGAATCAAGAGAAG GCTCttgaaagtttgaaatttttagACCTCAGCTACTCTTTTGAGTTAACTAAAGTTCCAGACTTGTCTAGTGCCCCAAATCTTGAGGTTTTATATTTGATAGCATGTAGAAACTTGATTGAGATTCCTAGCAGCATTGGCGAGTCTAAATGTCTAAAAGAAATTGATCTCAGATACTGCTCAAAACTGCATAGTATTCCACAAAGCATCTGCAATTTGAAATCTCTTACACACCTTTATATCTCAGGCTGTTTGAATGTCAAAGCATTGCCAGAGAACATGGGGGATCTAGAATTGCTGAAGAACCTCTCTATATCTAGAAGTGGAATAAAAACATTACCATCCTCCATCAATCAATTGAGAAGATTGGAAAAGTTAACATGTTCGAGATGTGAAGGTTTTATATTGCCTCCTTTGACAGGTCTGTCCTGTGTAAGGAAAATTGATTTAAGTGACTGTGGTATATTAGAAATTCCCCAGAGTCTTTGGTTTTTAGTGTCATTGGAAGGCTTACTTTTAGGTGGAAACAATTTCAAGACGACACCTGCAAGCATTAAACATCTAACTGAGTTGAAGTGGCTTTCATTAAAAGGTTGCAAGAGACTTAAATGTTTACCAGAGCTTCCGTCATGCTTAGAAGAGTTAGATGCATCAGATTGCACATCTTTGGAATCTGCATCAACTTCATCCCTTTTCTTAGAacatgatgatgaagaagaagaaaaacgaCTTGAGTTTCGTAATTGCATCAATTTGGATAGGAACGTAAATGATAAAGTAATGGAGGATGTATTGAAGACGCATCTGTTAAAACGCAAG AACATGTGTTCCTTTGGAATGAACTGTTGGACATGGAAGAGAGTTTCCTTGAAGCTTCCTTTCAATTCTGCATTTCCAGGCACACATCCAAGCCAACATATCGTGTGGATCGTGCTTACGATTCTATAA
- the LOC122724841 gene encoding uncharacterized protein LOC122724841: MIENEEADIHSAETTWRIGTEAEEEEYGLERRVSPEDEKMNQKLKRLKEQLLAELGKQDQNQTSLPTSSPFSKWMQQETVPKKFMMPSMAVYDGAECAFNEEKGGSSSEISRKGGEREPSQEFNWKLYVDGASGAEGSGAGIMLKGPEDFKVCYALRLEFKASNNAAEYEALINGMLVALEVGVTDLEIKSDSQLVINQVTGAYQARDPIMQNYLAKVKTLEAELTSRGVTIRFQRIPREENEEADLLS; the protein is encoded by the exons atgatagaaaacgAGGAGGCGGACATTCATTCCGCCGAGACGACCTGGAGGATAGGaactgaagcagaggaggaggaatacgGCTTGGAGAGAAGAGTTAGCCCAGAAGATGAGAAGATGAACCAGAAGTTGAaaaggttgaaagagcagctcttagccgagctaggCAAGCAGGACCAGAACCAAACCTCTTTGCCTACTTCCTCCCCTTTCTCAAAGTGGATGCAGCAAGAAACTgttcctaagaagtttatgatgccgtcgATGGCGGTCTAtgacggagctg agtgcgcATTCAATGAGGAGAAGGGAGGATCATCCTCAGAGATATCAAGAAAGGGGGGAGAAAGAGAACCTTCTCAAGAATTTAActggaagctgtatgtagacggGGCATCAGGCGCTGAGGGCAGCGGAGCCGGAATAATGCTCAAGGGGCCAGAAGATTTTAAAGTATGCTACGCCTTACGTCTAGAGTTCAAAGCTTCGAATAATGCggcagaatatgaagccctgataAATGGGATGTTGGTAGCGCTGGAAGTGGGAGTAACCGATCTCGAGATAAAAagcgactctcagctggtgatcaaccaggtaacAGGGGCATATCAAGCTAGAGACCCCATTATGCAGAATTATCTGGCTAAAGTGAAAActttagaagccgagctcacaagCCGAGGAGTGACCATCAGATTTCAAAGGATACCCCgggaagaaaatgaggaagcagatctgCTAAGCTGA
- the LOC110625245 gene encoding uncharacterized protein LOC110625245, giving the protein MSSHTVESSTVETNDGLKLQTRVFKPKEDEIKDKLVIVLVHPYSVLGGCQALLKGIAIGLAQKGYTAVTFDMRGAGRSTGKPSLTGFSEVKDVIAVCKWVCENLSTDKILLVGSSAGICFS; this is encoded by the coding sequence ATGTCAAGCCATACAGTTGAGTCCTCCACAGTAGAAACCAATGATGGATTGAAGCTCCAGACAAGGGTCTTCAAGCCCAAAGAAGATGAGATCAAAGACAAATTGGTTATTGTTCTTGTCCACCCATATTCAGTTTTGGGTGGTTGTCAAGCTCTTCTAAAAGGAATTGCAATTGGGTTGGCACAGAAAGGTTACACGGCTGTCACTTTTGACATGAGAGGTGCTGGGAGGTCCACAGGAAAGCCTTCTCTCACTGGGTTTTCTGAAGTCAAGGATGTCATCGCTGTCTGCAAATGGGTTTGTGAAAATCTATCAACTGACAAGATTTTGTTGGTGGGTTCCTCTGCAGGTatatgtttttcatga